Proteins from a single region of Companilactobacillus farciminis KCTC 3681 = DSM 20184:
- a CDS encoding Bax inhibitor-1 family protein, translated as MQTIDKVKSAGLAKFTSLVYLYTGLGIAFWMISAQAIANNQAFSMAIFQGMAQHRIISMILMIGIPIAFISLCGYFATRSYFLTFISYLAFLFTLSFIGVPIFYIYSARSIIQMLSLTSVVFVVSAAIGFFTKKDLMKWNRTLMIGIISIIAIEAINLLIFRSTPLMMLVSAAIVILFLFYIAFDSQNIKRIYQSNSTSSSLGAIALLASVTLVMDFINVFLSLLQLFGDNN; from the coding sequence ATGCAAACAATAGACAAAGTAAAATCCGCTGGTTTGGCTAAATTCACATCCCTAGTATATTTATATACTGGGTTGGGAATCGCCTTTTGGATGATCAGCGCGCAAGCCATTGCTAATAACCAAGCATTCTCAATGGCAATATTCCAAGGAATGGCACAACATCGAATTATTTCCATGATTTTGATGATTGGTATACCGATTGCTTTCATTAGCTTATGTGGGTATTTTGCAACGAGATCATACTTCTTAACTTTCATTAGTTACTTAGCTTTCTTGTTCACACTATCCTTTATCGGAGTTCCAATTTTCTACATTTACTCAGCTAGAAGTATTATTCAAATGTTATCTCTTACTTCAGTTGTTTTCGTTGTTTCAGCCGCTATTGGTTTCTTTACTAAAAAGGACCTTATGAAGTGGAACCGAACTTTGATGATTGGAATTATCTCAATTATCGCAATCGAAGCTATCAACTTGTTAATTTTCAGAAGTACTCCATTGATGATGTTAGTCAGTGCAGCGATAGTTATTCTCTTCTTGTTCTACATCGCTTTTGATTCTCAAAACATCAAACGTATTTATCAAAGTAACTCAACTTCAAGTAGTCTTGGTGCAATTGCCTTACTTGCTTCAGTCACTTTGGTAATGGACTTCATCAACGTCTTCTTGAGCTTGTTACAACTATTTGGAGACAACAACTAG